A stretch of Bos indicus x Bos taurus breed Angus x Brahman F1 hybrid chromosome 17, Bos_hybrid_MaternalHap_v2.0, whole genome shotgun sequence DNA encodes these proteins:
- the SNRNP35 gene encoding U11/U12 small nuclear ribonucleoprotein 35 kDa protein translates to MNDWMPIAKEYDPLKAGSIDGTDEDPHDRAVWRAMLARYTPNKGVTGDPLLTLFVARLNLQTKEEKLKEVFSRYGDIRRLRLVRDLVTGFSKGYAFIEYKDERSLLKAYRDADGLVIDQHEIFVDYELERTLKGWIPRRLGGGLGGKKESGQLRFGGRDRPFRKPINLPVVKNDQFREGKRERRERSRSRERHWDSRMRDHHDRGREKRWQEREPARAWPEGDWERERDFRDDRVKGREKRDRSK, encoded by the coding sequence ATGAATGATTGGATGCCCATTGCCAAGGAGTATGACCCGCTCAAAGCTGGCAGCATTGATGGCACTGACGAAGACCCACACGATCGCGCTGTCTGGAGGGCGATGCTGGCACGATACACCCCCAACAAAGGCGTCACAGGGGACCCCCTCCTCACCCTGTTTGTGGCGAGACTAAACCTGCAGACCAAAGAGGAGAAGTTAAAGGAAGTGTTTTCCCGCTACGGGGACATCCGGCGGCTTCGGCTAGTGAGGGACTTGGTCACAGGCTTTTCGAAGGGCTACGCCTTCATCGAATACAAAGACGAGCGTTCTCTGCTCAAAGCTTACCGGGATGCTGACGGCCTGGTCATTGACCAGCACGAAATATTTGTGGACTATGAGCTGGAGAGGACTCTCAAAGGGTGGATTCCTCGGCGACTCGGAGGAGGTCTGGGTGGGAAGAAGGAATCTGGGCAGCTGAGATTTGGGGGGCGAGATCGGCCTTTTCGCAAACCCATTAACCTGCCAGTTGTGAAAAATGACCAGTTCcgagaggggaagagggagaggagggagcgGTCTCGGTCCCGAGAAAGACACTGGGACTCCAGGATGAGGGACCACCATGACAGGGGTCGGGAAAAAAGGTGGCAGGAGAGAGAACCAGCCAGGGCATGGCCAGAAGGTgactgggagagagagagggacttcAGAGATGACAGGGTcaaggggagggagaagagggacaGAAGCAAGTAG